The genomic segment TAAAAGAAAAATTTGTAGGAGAAGGTATGAAAATTGTAGGTGTTGCGGGTAGTCCTCGTCATGATAAATCTTCGAAATTTTTGCTTGAGCGTTGTTTGCAGAGCGTACGTTCTGTGGCTGCCGATCAGCAAGAGCAGATAGAAACAGAACTTATTGATCTTGCCGGGATGGAATTTTCTGGCTGTATTTCCTGTAATTTATGTAAAAAGGGATTGCAGTGTAGTTTGCAGGATGATTTTCAACCACTCTTAGAAAAACTTGCCGCTCCTGATATTGCCGGGATTATTTTGGCAACGCCTGTTTATATGGGCTCTATGACGGCACAGATGAAGGCCTTTATTGATCGTACCGTTGCCCATCGTCGTAATGGCTTTCTCTTTCGAGATAAGGTGGGTGCAGCCATTGCCGTTGGCGGTTCTCGTAATGGTGG from the Desulfotalea psychrophila LSv54 genome contains:
- a CDS encoding flavodoxin family protein, translated to MKIVGVAGSPRHDKSSKFLLERCLQSVRSVAADQQEQIETELIDLAGMEFSGCISCNLCKKGLQCSLQDDFQPLLEKLAAPDIAGIILATPVYMGSMTAQMKAFIDRTVAHRRNGFLFRDKVGAAIAVGGSRNGGQELTIQAVHAAMMIHDMVIVGDGGHFGGIAWGNHPGGYAEDNVGIATAEKLGERVAHLALRLS